The Chitinophaga niabensis genome segment GTAACTGATCTACCTGCGCACGGGTTTGTAAACCTTCCAGGCTTTGGGCAAGATCTGCACTGCCTCCCGAGGGTAAATTGAACAAACTGGCCAGTTGGGAATTGCGGGAAATAAAATCTTTATAAGCAGGCACCTTTTGTAAAAGCTCCATCGCCTTCCTCTCTGCCTTTTTGGAGTCTTTAAAACCTTCTTTGTATTCTTTTAGCTGCTGTGCGTAGTAATAAGCTTCTTTGTTGATCTTCTGAAGATCTTTGGTAAGCGCAGTATATTGACCTAACTGGGCTTTCAGCAATTGCTTCCGTTCATTGATATACTTTTTGATATTCTCTGCCTGCTGCAATTTGGATTGCAGCTCTTTCACGCTCTCCATGGACTTTGCCAGCTTCCCCTGGGCCTCTTTGCCCTTACCAAGTAGTTGTTTGGATTCTTTTAAAAAGCCAAGGGAATTAGACAATGTGTCCAGGTAACCGAAATACTGCCCATTTAAGGCCTTGCCCGGCACCTTGCCTTTCAGGCGCGCCTTCAGCCCACCCAACGAGTCAATTGATCTGGTGAAGATATTCTTAGCCGCAAGGGAATCGATCTTAGACAGCTTACGCTGCAACTTCTTCTCCTGCTTGATCATCCTGTCCAAAGCCTTGGCAGTACGCTTGTCTACCTGCTTTTCAAGCTGACGGCTTTTGCTGCTTACTTGTGAGAGATATTTTTGTGGGACCTGCCCGGCCTTAGCCAATATACTATCCTGTGCTATCCCTGGGTTAGAGAACGCAAACAGTAAAAAGACAAGCATGATGAACCGGGTTAGCATTATAATGGTATAAGGTGTATCACAATAATAAGTTTATTCTTCCTTATTTTTCTCTTAATTTCTGAAGTCCGCCGTACAACTGCTTCAATTCCTTCACGGTTTCTTCCAGCTTTTTACGCTCCTTTTGCTCCTCGATAAGGTACAATGTTAGTTCTTCGATCTTCTGCAATAGTTTGCTGTTGATCTCTCCTATATCCTGCCCGCCCTGTTCAATCTGGCTGGCTGAAGGAATACCGGGAAGGTGTTTATTCTCCTCTATGAACTGCTCTACTTTAGGAAGTGGCAGCAATGGATATTGCTTTTCAAACACAAAATCCGGCCAGCCGGTAGAAAGTACCTTTACCTTCTTTGCTGTAACAGTGCCGGCTACTGATAATTCTGATTGCGGGTTCCTGGTACCAACGCCCACATATCCGTTTTCTTTGACGTTTAAGGCTACTGCAGCAGAATTGCTGGAATAAGGACTCCCCACATACAAACTCCATTCACTCGTCATTGGCTGGAGTTTAACTACCGTCTGGTCATTTCCCGTAGCAGATAATGCTGTCCATCCAAAATCCATGTTAATGGACCGTACCTTAATATGAACAATTATCCCTTGATCTAAAACACCGAAGGTTTGAATTGCGCGTATCCTGAACCTGGGATTTGTATATTCAGTATTGCAATCCACGGTAAAATTATGCGCTCCTGACCAGGCGTAACCATTGCTATTGACAGTTCCCATTTCGCGCCAAACAGCCGGGTTAGCATGAGAAATGGCAGCACGGTGGGTAGCAGCTGATGCAATATTACCCCGGGTATAGGATATAGAAACATCGTAGTAACCGGCAGCTCCGGCGTTATAAGGCGCAACTTTCAGGAATTCTATGTAATCCCCAATTGCATAGCCCGGAGCAAAATATACACTCGTAGTGTATTCACTACTGCCTTGTGCAAAACTAAAAGTGCTTAATAAAACCAGAATAGGTAAAAGGATTAATTTTTTCATGGATACAGGGTTACATGGGTTACATTATAACAACTCTAAAATAAGTAAAAATTTAAAGTCCGCATGCAACACGCGGACTTTAAGTTTATCATTCCTTCTTCTTTTTCTCCTTCCCCTTCAGCTTCTTAATCACCTTCTCCTCATTCATAATATCCAGGTACATCAACCCATTGGCATGATGCAGCGTACAGGACAAATAATAAGTAAACCGCTCCCCAATGATGTAATCCATCGTCACCGTATCCTTCGCCAAACGAAGTTTCTTCTGCGGCTCACCAAACAACTCAATCAGATCAGATTCAGAACAGGCAGATTTAATCGGCAGATGCAACGCTTCCAGCACCTTCCCCGCCATATTGTTATCGTCTTTCGTAAAATCCAGGGAAATAGCCCGGGTATCTTCCGGCTCGGTGATCAGGCGCAGGAATGTATTAAACCCCGAAAGTTCTCCTATCCACTGTTCTCCCATAAAATCATAATTATCTACCTCCCTGTAGTCAGGACCGGCATAAAAGTCACTCAGCCGGATGTTATGGAAGTCCTGGTACGCTATAATGTCCATACAATTGTTCTTTAAGTTCTGCACTGAAATATTGATACGCGCGGGGATACGCCTCGCCTGGATGCTTTCGAAAGCCACCGTAAGAAATGTGGGGAAGAAATAGGGATTCGAGTTGCATAGGTTGAGCGGAACTAAACCGCAGTATAAATATATATCAATTTTTCACATTTTAAAATGTGGGGATAAAATTATAGCCCTGACACATAACACTTTATGGTAATGTATATAACAAAGGCCGGACTGAAAGCCCGGCCTTTAAACTCTTTTAATAATATTTAGAACCCGTCTCCACCCATATCGCCGCCTTCTCCGCCTTCACGTTTGCCTTTTTTAGAAAAAAGCTTGGTATCCATCTTTCCAAAACGCCAGCTGAGGTTCAAACGCAGTTCGCGGGAAACACGTTTCCGGTAACGCTCTGATGAGGAGAAGCTGGTATTGGTCCAGCTAAGGTCACGATCTGTATTGAAGATGTCCGTAAGGCCCAGCGCCACAGAGAAGTTCTTCTTCTTGAAGAAGTCTTTCTTCATAGCCAGGTCTACCTGGTATTCCGGCGCATCTTCTCCCTGCGGCAGGATCTGCCGGGATTCATATTCGCCGGTTACCTGTAAGGTCAGGTTCCAGGGGAGTTTGGTGTTGCTGTTCACTTTACCGAACCACACAAACCCTGAGTTATTCAGGTTGTTTGCACTGATCTTTGTTTGGGAAGCATTCAGGTTGGTAGTGATATCCCAGCTTTTGGTGATCTGGTTCCGTACAGTAAGTTCTGCACCAAAGGAATTCCTCTGATCAGCATTGATGGGATAGTTCAGTACTACTTTACGTTCCTGGCCATCCAGGTTCAGCGTGGTATCCACGTAGAAATTGGTGATGGCATTATTGGTATTACGGTAGTAAACTGATATCAGTACGTTATGTTTCTTCGCGAAATCCTTGAGGTAGGATAACTCGAAAGAATTGGTGAACTCTGGTTTCAACGCGGGGTTACCACGGTTAGCAGAGTTGGCATTGTATTGAATGTTCGGCAGCAGGTCACGGAACCAGGGACGCTGGATCCGGCGGCTGTAGTTTAATTGCAGCTCATGATCTCCTTTGAACTTTTGCGTCAGGAAAACACTGGGGAACAGGCTGATCGGGTAATCGATCTTGTAATTGGCATCTTTTACATTGCGCATCTCTCCGCTGTAATAAGATTGCTCCGCACGTAAACCGGTCTGGTAGCCAAAGTTGCCGGTACCACCTGTATAACTTACATAAGCAGCATTGATCTGTTCTGAATAATGATAGTTATTAGACAGGGCGGAATCGTATTCAAAAGCGCCGGTGTTGAAATTCTTTCCCAGCGTATTCAGCAAACTATTGAAAGTACGTACGTTGGTACGAAGCCCTGCTTCTAACTTTGATCTTTCGGAAAGCGGGTTCACGAAATCGATCTGGCCGGTGTAATAGGTGGTGCTGCTGTTTCCCCTGCCCTGCCGCAGCTCCGGCTGATTAGGTGAATTGCTTGGCTGCCCCTGCATATCGTAGTATTGCAGGCTGTAGTCGTTATTATTCTTACCGGTTGAACGGTTATAAGTAAAGTCTCCTGTCAGCTCCATGCCCTCTTTTGCAAAAGTGCGTTTGTAGCCTATCTGGCTGGTGTAATTGCGGAAGTTGTTCTTGCTGTCGTTCCGGCCAAGACCATAACGCAGCCTGGTCTGATGTGCATCCAGGTCGTAAGTTGTTTGTTCATTGAGGTTATTAAAATCACCACCAACGATCCCTTGTGATAAGGTGAGGGTGTTGCGGTTATCAATGAACCAGTCGAACCCTATCCTGCCGGATTGAAAACGGCGGCCGAAGTCACCGTCCTGGTACTGGTCCAGGAAAGTAGTATCAGCGCCATCAAAGTTCTTGCGGAAAAGATGCTGTTTCATGGGGCTCTTCCGGTCACGCAGGTTATAATTCACGAAGAAGTTGATCTTATCCTGGCGGATGTTGAGATCAATACCGGCATTGCTGCTTTTGGTGGTGGAATAACCACCGGTGATGAGCCCATTGATCCCTGCTCTACGGTTCTTTTTCAACACAATGTTCAGGATACCGCTCATACCTTCTGCATCATATTTCGCGGAAGGATTGGTCACCACTTCTATATTGGCAATAGCGTCCGCAGGGATCTGGTCCAGTGTGAGTGTACTGGGGCGGCCGTCTATGAAGATGGTGGGCGAACCGTTCCGCACAGATACATTTCCGTCAATGTCCACATTCACGGAAGGCACCTGCCGGAGTACATCTGTTGCAGTTCCGCCAACACTGGCCAGGTTCTTGTCTACGTTAAACACCCTTTTATCAATGGCCATGGTAAAGGCAGGTTTCTCTCCTACCACTTCCACTCCTTTCAGGTTGCGTGCAGTTGTTTTCAATCGGATATTACCTACATCTGATACTGTTTTCACAGTAACCGCTTTGAAGAAGGTTTGATAGCCGATGAAATATATTTTCAGGATATAACTCCCGGGCTTTACCGGAGAGAAACTAAAATCCCCGTTACCTTTGGACAGCATCCCGGTAACAAGTGCGGAATCTGATGCATTTAAAAGCGCTACGGAAGCGTATTCTACAGGTTTACCTGTTTGATCATCCAACAACTTACCCATTAATTCGGCATGCAATTCTCCTTGCTGCTGCCTTTGCGCGAATGCCTCGCTATTCATACACAAGACCCAACCTAACAGCAATATGACAATTTTCCTCATGTTTACCTTTACACAGATTGATTTACAATGCGGCTAAAAGTAGTAATTATAGCCTTTGGTAGTGATATTTAATGGATGGATGGTTAATTCACCACCACCCTGTTTGAGTTAGACGTCACTATCCAATGTTTCTTACGGTTATAAGAAATAAATAAATCTGGGTGGTTAACCCGGTTCAGGTACCGCGCGCTATTTCGGCAGTACTTTAAATTCCACTACCAGCGCCGCATGATCTGAAGGATACTTTACAGGATGAGTGGTGATCGTCCATGCTTTTACAGGTTGTATAAGCGCTCCTTTATAATAGATATAATCGATCCGGTCCTGGAAGGCATGCGGGAACTGCGGCGTCCAGGTGATACCGCGCTCCTTCAGCGGATCCGGATGTACGATGCGGAATGCGTCCTTGTATCCTGCATCATATAATGCAAGGCCCGCAGGGAAACGTACGGTATAACCGTTATTGAATTCCTTAGTGGCGTTTATCCAGTCAAGATGGGAACCGGTATTGAAATCGCCGCAGAAAAGTACAGGTATCTTATCTGCATTGGCCGTATGTGGCTGAATGGTTTTAAGGATGCTCCGCAAGCGGGCTGTATTCCCCTTTTCCATGTGTACCGCCAGTGAATCCGGGTTAATGGGACGGTTCTTTTCCAGCATATCCCAGTAATCATAAGGATAGTTCAGCCAATTGGTGAAGAATGCTATCTTTTGCTGATCACTTATTTTGATATAGGCGCCGCCGTTGTAAAAAGGTGCGTCTCCCTCCAGTGTTTCTGTGATGGGATAACGGCTCATGATACTCAGGTTTGTGCTGCGCAGGTAGAAGTAATATCCCAGTGCATCTGCGATCTTTGCGCCGGAGCCATAGGTTTCCTGCATGGAAACAATATCTGCCCCGGAAGATTGGATGATCTCTACGATCCGCTGCGGGCCTGTTTCCTTACCGGTTTCGTTGCCACCATGCCAGATATTGTAATTCATCACACGTAAGGCAGCAGGTGCTTTGGGTGGCCCCATTGGCCGTGGTGGCGGCACTTTCAGCGAATACAGGTAAGCGATGTTCTCCGCGGATGAACTATACAAGGTCAACTCCGGGATCTCTCCGTAAAAGGTTTCCCATTCACCCAGCTCCCCTTTTGCCACACCTCCTATGTTCAACGCGGAAGCATTCAGGCTATCCAGCCCGGGTGTGTAATAGATGGCTACGTTCTTACCGTCATAATATAAAGTGGTTTCTTTCTTCAATGTATCGTAAGCAAAGGCCAGCATATGCGTTCTGCCATCCCGGATGCCCTGGCGCTGTGGGGTTGGCCTGTATTCATAGTTTCCGGCTTTCCAGTACCAGGCGCCATTTTCCTGCACACCTATCTGCCAGCGTTTAGTGCCTAATATTTCATAAGCCGCCGATCCCTGTTCTGCTGCTTTTACCCATAGTACTGCGGTAAAACCACCCTTGTGCGTCCCTAATGGGTTTTGCACTTCCAGTGGTTTTCCGTTTAATACAATCTTTTCCTGTTTGTAAACCTGCGCTGTTGCCGGTAAAGAAAGGCAAAGCGTTGCTAATATCAATAGATGCTTCATAAACTTTTCACCATGTGCAGGTACTGCCCGCCTGCAAATTCCCGCATTTTTACGGCCTTAAACCCCAGCCGCTCATACAAACGCAAAGCATCCTCATTATGCTCATGTACCAGCAATCCAACACTGGATTGCCCTTCCTGCCGCGCTTTCTCTATGGCAGCGGCAATCAATTGTTTGCCAATACCCTTGCCCTGCCTGCCTGGCGCCACCGCAATACTATCCAGGTAGTATTCCCCCTTCCCGGTTTCCCTGCCCGGCACAAAATCGTTCTGTAAATGCTCCCGGATATGGTCCAGCACAGGGTCCCGCAAAAGATCCAGGTCATCCCCGTCATAAGAAAGGATCATCCCTCCGATCCCCTCCTCATCCTCATATACCAGCGTGTTCTTATAACTATACTGGTTCACATCCTGTTGAAAGAAATGCTCAAATAGCGCCTGTACAACGCCGGGGTTGCTTGTTCCCGCCAGTTTAACGGCTATTTCCTTCATGGCCTGGAAAAGCAAAGGTACTACGGTGGAGGCTTCCTCCTTTCTGGCAGGTCTGATCATAACATAAAGATAAATAAATTTGGTTTTACTGAACAGTGTTCATTATATTTGCATCGTAAACATTCTTAACATGGGTATAACTGACAGGAAAGAAAGAGAAAAGTTGGAAATGAAGCGGCTGATCATTGAAGCGGCGATGCAGATGTTCCTGGAAGAAGGGTATGAAAAAACATCTATCCGCAACATTGCTGATAAGATCGAATACAGCCCCGGCACCATCTATCTCTATTATAAAGATAAAGATGAACTCTTGTACGAAGTACAACGGGAGGCATTCGGCAGGCTGTATGAAACCTTTGTACAGCAAGCTCCCAGCAAAAGCCCCTGGAAAAGGCTGGAACAACTGTCCCACGCTTATGTGAACTTTGGTATGGAACATCCGGACCTCTACGACCTGATGTTCATCATCCGTGCCCCGATGAACACGGTGAACGAAAGAGAAGGCTGGAAAAACGGGGATGCCTGCTTTAATTACCTGATGGATTGTGTAGCGGCCTGCATCGATAAAAAACTGCTGCGTTATACGGATAAAAGGATGGCCGCATTGTCCATCTGGTCCATTGTGCATGGCCTGGTATCCCTCAATGTACGCTGCCGTTTCAAAGTAATGGATATGGAACCCGAACAAATCAACAAAGCCATGGAAATGGCTGTAAACGAACATTTAAGACTTATAAAAGCTTAGTCAGTCGCCCTGAGCGATTGGCTTTTTTTTGCCCATGCGCTAAACACCGTTCATTATGTTACCGAAGATCATTAAACTACACTTGTTTATTAGTGTTGGTTTTATCACACAGGTGGCCACTGCTCAAAGCCGGCTGGACCAATATATCCAGGAGGCATTCTCCCGCAACCAGGCCATAGCACGACAGAACTTTCAGCTGGAAAAGAACATGTATGCATTGCAGGAAGCCAAAGCGCTCTTCATGCCATCCGCCAGCTTCATCAGTAGCTATACCAAAGCCGGCGGCGGCCGTACTATCGACATTCCCACCGGCGATATGTTGAATGGTGTATATGCCACCCTCAACCAGCTTACCGGCAGCCAGAAGTTTCCGCAACTGGAAAATCAATCCATTCAACTCACCCCGGATAACTTCTATGATGCAAAGCTGCGCACCTCCATGCCATTGATCAATACCGAGATCATGTATGCCAAAAAGATCAGGCAGGAAGATATCACCCGCCAGCAGGCTACTGTGAATGTTTACAAACGGCAGCTGGTGAAAGACATTAAAACCGCCTATTATCAATACTTTCAGGCTACCCGCGCAGTGGATATCTATAACAATGCCCTCACTCTGGTGAAAGAGAACATCCGCGTGAACCAAAGCATGCTGAACAACGGTATCCGCAACAACACTTCACTCACCCGCGCACAAACAGAACAGCAGAAAACAGAAGCGGCGATCACACAGGCAGAAAATACGCAACAGAACGCCCGCTCCTATTTCAACTTTCTGCTGAATAAACCTTTAACAGACTCTATTGAACTGGATAGCGCAGCGCTGCTGGTAGCAGAATATATTCCTACCACCAGTGTTCAGAGCCGTGAAGAGATCCAGCAACTTACTTCGGTTAAAAAAATAGCGCTCCTGCAGGAGAAAATGCAGCATTCCCTCTTCACGCCCAAAGTGAATACTTTCCTCGACTTAGGTTCGCAGGGTTTTAACTGGGCATTCAATAATACCAGCAGGTATTACCTCTGGGGCCTGAACCTGCAGTGGGACATCTTTACCGGCGGTCAGCGGAAATACCGCACCAAACAAGCCGGCGCAGATGCTGCCATCGCGCAAGCCGCACTCACCGAAACTGTGCAGGGCCTCGAACTGGAACTCAACCGTGCAAATAATAATTACCGCAGCGCTTATGTGAATTATAAAAGCGCACAAACACAATTACAACTCGCTGAAAAATATTTCCGGGACCAGATGAAGGTCTATAAAGAAGGCCAGCTCCTGTACATTGAATTACTCGATGCACAAAATCAGCTGACCAATAGCCGCCTCCAGCTACTACAAGCCTACGCACAGGTGCAGATCTCACAGGCAGAAATTGAACGCGCACAGGCAGGATACCCTTTAAACAATAACCTTCAATAACTAATTATATGAAACTGTATCTTCTTTTATTATCCGGTGCAATTGGGTTCAGTGCCTGCGGTGCAGGGTCCGCCGCATCTGAAATACCACCACAGGCAGATATTCCTGTAAAGCTCCTCCCCTTGCAAAACCAGTCGGCGTCTGCCAGTATCCCTGTTTCAGGGATCTTTACCACAGACGATGAAGTGCTGCTCTCTTTCAAAACAGGTGGCATCATTCAGCGCATACTCGTGAAAGAAGGTGATGCCATCCGCCAGGGGCA includes the following:
- a CDS encoding outer membrane beta-barrel family protein; this translates as MRKIVILLLGWVLCMNSEAFAQRQQQGELHAELMGKLLDDQTGKPVEYASVALLNASDSALVTGMLSKGNGDFSFSPVKPGSYILKIYFIGYQTFFKAVTVKTVSDVGNIRLKTTARNLKGVEVVGEKPAFTMAIDKRVFNVDKNLASVGGTATDVLRQVPSVNVDIDGNVSVRNGSPTIFIDGRPSTLTLDQIPADAIANIEVVTNPSAKYDAEGMSGILNIVLKKNRRAGINGLITGGYSTTKSSNAGIDLNIRQDKINFFVNYNLRDRKSPMKQHLFRKNFDGADTTFLDQYQDGDFGRRFQSGRIGFDWFIDNRNTLTLSQGIVGGDFNNLNEQTTYDLDAHQTRLRYGLGRNDSKNNFRNYTSQIGYKRTFAKEGMELTGDFTYNRSTGKNNNDYSLQYYDMQGQPSNSPNQPELRQGRGNSSTTYYTGQIDFVNPLSERSKLEAGLRTNVRTFNSLLNTLGKNFNTGAFEYDSALSNNYHYSEQINAAYVSYTGGTGNFGYQTGLRAEQSYYSGEMRNVKDANYKIDYPISLFPSVFLTQKFKGDHELQLNYSRRIQRPWFRDLLPNIQYNANSANRGNPALKPEFTNSFELSYLKDFAKKHNVLISVYYRNTNNAITNFYVDTTLNLDGQERKVVLNYPINADQRNSFGAELTVRNQITKSWDITTNLNASQTKISANNLNNSGFVWFGKVNSNTKLPWNLTLQVTGEYESRQILPQGEDAPEYQVDLAMKKDFFKKKNFSVALGLTDIFNTDRDLSWTNTSFSSSERYRKRVSRELRLNLSWRFGKMDTKLFSKKGKREGGEGGDMGGDGF
- a CDS encoding endonuclease/exonuclease/phosphatase family protein; translated protein: MKHLLILATLCLSLPATAQVYKQEKIVLNGKPLEVQNPLGTHKGGFTAVLWVKAAEQGSAAYEILGTKRWQIGVQENGAWYWKAGNYEYRPTPQRQGIRDGRTHMLAFAYDTLKKETTLYYDGKNVAIYYTPGLDSLNASALNIGGVAKGELGEWETFYGEIPELTLYSSSAENIAYLYSLKVPPPRPMGPPKAPAALRVMNYNIWHGGNETGKETGPQRIVEIIQSSGADIVSMQETYGSGAKIADALGYYFYLRSTNLSIMSRYPITETLEGDAPFYNGGAYIKISDQQKIAFFTNWLNYPYDYWDMLEKNRPINPDSLAVHMEKGNTARLRSILKTIQPHTANADKIPVLFCGDFNTGSHLDWINATKEFNNGYTVRFPAGLALYDAGYKDAFRIVHPDPLKERGITWTPQFPHAFQDRIDYIYYKGALIQPVKAWTITTHPVKYPSDHAALVVEFKVLPK
- a CDS encoding GNAT family N-acetyltransferase, whose translation is MIRPARKEEASTVVPLLFQAMKEIAVKLAGTSNPGVVQALFEHFFQQDVNQYSYKNTLVYEDEEGIGGMILSYDGDDLDLLRDPVLDHIREHLQNDFVPGRETGKGEYYLDSIAVAPGRQGKGIGKQLIAAAIEKARQEGQSSVGLLVHEHNEDALRLYERLGFKAVKMREFAGGQYLHMVKSL
- a CDS encoding TetR/AcrR family transcriptional regulator produces the protein MGITDRKEREKLEMKRLIIEAAMQMFLEEGYEKTSIRNIADKIEYSPGTIYLYYKDKDELLYEVQREAFGRLYETFVQQAPSKSPWKRLEQLSHAYVNFGMEHPDLYDLMFIIRAPMNTVNEREGWKNGDACFNYLMDCVAACIDKKLLRYTDKRMAALSIWSIVHGLVSLNVRCRFKVMDMEPEQINKAMEMAVNEHLRLIKA
- a CDS encoding TolC family protein, with product MLPKIIKLHLFISVGFITQVATAQSRLDQYIQEAFSRNQAIARQNFQLEKNMYALQEAKALFMPSASFISSYTKAGGGRTIDIPTGDMLNGVYATLNQLTGSQKFPQLENQSIQLTPDNFYDAKLRTSMPLINTEIMYAKKIRQEDITRQQATVNVYKRQLVKDIKTAYYQYFQATRAVDIYNNALTLVKENIRVNQSMLNNGIRNNTSLTRAQTEQQKTEAAITQAENTQQNARSYFNFLLNKPLTDSIELDSAALLVAEYIPTTSVQSREEIQQLTSVKKIALLQEKMQHSLFTPKVNTFLDLGSQGFNWAFNNTSRYYLWGLNLQWDIFTGGQRKYRTKQAGADAAIAQAALTETVQGLELELNRANNNYRSAYVNYKSAQTQLQLAEKYFRDQMKVYKEGQLLYIELLDAQNQLTNSRLQLLQAYAQVQISQAEIERAQAGYPLNNNLQ